In Pseudomonas abieticivorans, the genomic window TAGTTCAGCGCGCGCTGGATGCCTTGACGCAGTATGGGGTCGGCCTGGTCATGGGGGTCAGGTACGGTGCCCCCGACAGGTAAGGCCTGGTCGGGGCTGGTGCCCCAGGTCACCATGGGTTCGAGCGCGCTAACGTCGACCGCCACCTCTGCATCGAAGCGTGCGCCTTGGTCGGTATACAGTTCACGCCAGGTGTTCTGGGCCGCGTCCCATTGCTCGCCTTTCGGCGCGCGGGGCTTGGATTTGAGGTAGGCATAGACCTTGTCGTCCGCAGCCATGAACGCGCCGCGTGCGCCAGCCTCCACGGCCATGTTGCAAATGGTCATGCGCGCTTCGACACTCAGGGCCGTGATAGCGGGCCCGGTGAACTCGATTGCGTAGCCCGTTGCGCCTGAAGCGCCGATCTTTTTAATCAGCACCATGATGATGTCTTTGGAGGTAATGCCCACTCGCAGCTCGCCGGTCACGGTGACGCGCATTGTTTTCAGGCGCTTGTAGACCAGCGTCTGGGTGGCCAGCAGGTGTTCGATTTCTGATGTGCCGATACCAAAGCCAAAAGCGCCCAGTGCCCCGTAGGTCGTGGTATGGCTGTCGCCGGCAGCAACGACCATGCCCGGAAGAATGAAGCCTTGCTCGGGGGCCACCACGTGCTCGATGCCCTGGCGCTTATCCAGTACATCGAACAGTTCAATGCCAAATTCGCGGCAGTTGTGTTCAAAAAATGAGACCTGCAGGGCACCGCCGGCATCCGCCATGGCAGCACTGCGAGTGGGCGCGGTAGGGTTGACGTGGTCGACCACAGCCAGCGTCGCCGAAGGCCGCCAGACGCTGCGCTTGGCTTCGCGCAGCCCACTGAAGGCCTGTGGGCTGGTGTATTCGTTCGCCACTTGACGATCGATATACAGCAACACGTGGCCCTGATCATCGAGTGTGCAGACGGTGTGGCTGTCTATGTGCTTCTGGTAAAGGGTGCGCGGGCGGGTCATGGCGGTTCGCTCTTTTTGTCGTGCGAGATCATGGTGAAGATGAATGCAGAGTATTCCGATTTAAAACTGCATCAATGGCTTCAAAGTGATCGTGCAGAACACGTATCGTGATCAATACGTTTTGAGTGGCCAGTGCCATGGATAACGGTTCGGATCGAGCAGCACGACACCACGAGCACCTGTGCGCTTGCGGCTGATCAGATCGACAGGCTGAACCGGCATTCCTTCTGCGTTTCATCTGCCCAGGATTGCGGGTCGACCAGGAAGCCGCAGCGATCGAGCACTTTGCTTGAGCCGACATTGTGCCTGTACACGTGGGCAACCAGTTGGGTCAGGTGCCAGCGGCGCTGCGCGGTTTGAATCAGTTGGCGCACGGCCAGCGTGGCCAGCCCTTGGCCGCAAAAGCGCTGGCCGATGCGGTAACCGACTTCGGCGCAGCCGAGCGGCGAATTGATGTTTTTCAAGTTGGCCCGGCCCACGATGTGTGCGTTGGCATCTTCAATGACAAAAGGGTGCCAGGCCCCCACGGCGAAGTCGGACAAGTAGGCCTGGACATGCTCGCCCACACCCTGCACTGAGTAGAAGGCAGGGTCGCGGGCATCGATATGGGATTGGAACCACTCGCGGTTTTCCGTCTCGAAGGCCAGCAGTGCATCGATGTCCGCACGTTCCAGCGTGCGCACGGTGAAGGGGGTCATCGTTCAGCTCTCCTTGCAGGCCCAGGCCCTTGGTTACTCCAGCGACCGGCGCAGTATTACCTCAAGGTCCAGCCACGGCAATTGCCCCTTGTGTTCGAACTCGGGGCAGTTGGCCTTGTGCGGGAAGGGCACGCGTGAATCGCGGTACAGCTGATCCTGCCCGCAGGCGGTGCAGCGGATGAGTTCGCCGATGAACCGCCAGCGGCGGTTCCAGTCTTGTAGTTTTTCTTGTCGATCCGGCACGGCGGTCCCCTTGCTGCACAAACGCCATGGGTGTCAGCTTTGCTTGGGCGCCTGGGTGGTGCGCAAGTAAGGCAGTTTGCTGTCGATGCTGCCATATTTTTCCCGGGCCTGGTCATCGTTCAGCGTCAGCGCGACGATCACGTCCTGGCCCACGGTCCAGTTGGCAGGCGTGGCGAGCGGCACGTTGTAGGTCAATTGCAGGGCGTCCAGGGCGCGCAGCACTTCGGCGAAGTTGCGGCCCACGGACATGGGGTAGGTCATCGACAGCTTGAGCTTCTTGTCGGGCCCGATGATGAACACCGAGCGCACGGTGGCAGTGTCGGCGGCGGTGCGGCCATCGGGCAGGTAGGCTTCGGCGGGCAGCATGTCGAAGGCCTTGGACACGGCCAGGGTTTCGTCGGCAATGATCGGAAAGTCGGCCTGGGCGCCCGAGACCGCCTGGATATCACCCTTCCATTTGCGGTGGGCGTCGACGCCGTCGACCGACACGCCGATGACCTTGGTGCCGCGCTTGGCCCATTCGGCGGCCAGTTGCGCGACCGCGCCGAATTCGGTGGTGCACACCGGGGTGAAGTCCTTGGGGTGGGAGAACAGGATGGCCCAGCCGGTGCCGATCCAGTCATGGAATTGCAGGGGCCCCTGGTCGGTTTCGGCGGTGAAATCAGGGGCCAGGTCGTTGATGCGCAGTGCCATGGGGGTCTACTCCTTGAGTGAATTGCAAGCCCCACACAGCCTAGTCGGGTTTTACCAAACAGGTGCTGCAACGATCGTTTGCGAACGATTCTTAATCACTATATCCTGCGCGCCTGACCGCCGGCGCCTGCCGGTCACTGAACACACGGGGTTCGCCTTGGCTGACGATCTGGATCGGCTGTTTCGCCTCTATCATCGCGAATTACAGCAAATGGCCTACCGCCGCCTAGGCGATCGCGAGATGGCTGCCGACCTCACGCAGGATGCCTTCGTGCGCTACGCAGGCCTGGGCCAGCAGCAGCGTACCGAGGGCATCCTCAACCCGCGATTTTTTCTGATCCGGGTACTGGGCAACCTGGTCATCGACTTCGCCCGTGGCCGCAAGCGCCAAGGGGTGCCGGCTTCCCTTGAGGACGTGCAAGAGGAGTTGCACGACCCGCGCCCAGGGCCTGAGCGCTTGCTAGAGCTGCGCCAGCAACTGCAGTGCCTGCAGCAGGCACTGGACGAGTTGCCCGGCAATTGCCGCGACGCACTGCTGCTCAACCGCCTCGAGGGCCTGGGCCACCAGGCCATTGCCGAGCGCCTGGGGGTGTCGGCGAGCATGGTCAGCAAATACATCATGCGCGCGCTGCGCCATTGCGCCCGGCGCCTTGGCCTGGTGGAGGAGTGAGCATGGCGAAGTTAGCCGATAGCGCGCTTGACCAGCCATTGCCCGGGTTGAGCGAACAAGCCTTGCAGTGGCTGGTGGACTTGCATGGCGGCACGGCAAGCGCAGCCGACTGGGAGGATTACCAGCGCTGGTGCGAACGCTGCGTCGAGCATCAACTGGCCAGCGAAAGTGCCGAGCGCTTGTGGACGAACCTGGGCAGCGCCTTGCAGCGACCGGTTTCGCGCCGCAGGCCGGGCCCGCGGTTGGCCTTGGTGATGGCCATGGCATTGGCCGGGGGCGCCACCTGGCAGGCCCATGAGGACGGCTGGATGGCCGACCAGCGCACCGCGGCGGGCGAGCGCCGGCAGTTGCAATTGGCCGACGGCTCGAGCTTGCAGTTGGCGCCCGAAACCCGCGTCGACATCCAGATGCACGGTGACCGGCGCATCGTGCGCCTGTACGCCGGCGAGTTGTTCGTGCAGGTGGCCCGTGACCCCTCGCGGCCATTCGAGGTTCAGGCCGGGCAGGGTACATTGCGTGCGCTGGGCACCGGCTTTGACGTGCGCCGCGAAGGCGCGCAGGTGCGTTTGGTGGTCACCGAGCACAGTGTCGGTGTCACCCGGCCGGGCACGGCGGGGCAAACCGTGGTGCAGGCCGGGCAAAGCCTGGGCTACGACGACCAGGGGCTGAGCGCGCCGCACAGCGTGGACGTCGACAGCGCCACCGCCTGGCGCCGCGACCGGCTGGTGTTCGACGCCCAACCGCTGGGCGAGGTGCTCGACGAACTGGCCCGTTACCAGCGCGGCCTGCTGTGGGTACGTGACCCGGCGCTGCGCAGCTTGCCGGTAACCGGGGTGTTCGACACCCGCGACCTGGCCGCGCAACTGGCGTTGTTGCAGCAGTCGTTGCCGATCCGCGTGCGCACCTTGCCGTGGTTGACGGTGGTGGAGCCGGACGAGCGCCGCGCCGCCGTTAAAAAATAAATTCAACCGAGCACTGTCGGGTTTTCATCGCCCAGCGTCTTTCCCATTTGAGACTGATTGTCATTAGAATTTTTCTTCGGGGAAGACGCATGCAGCAACCATTCAAAAGGGCCGCCTTGAGCCTGGCACTTCGCGCCACCTGCGGCCTGGCACTGGCCACCAGCCCCATCGTGCACGCCGCCAGCCAAAGCGCCACGCAAGCCTACCGCATCCCGGCAGGCCCACTGGGCCAGGCACTCACGCGGTTCAGCGACCAAAGCGGCCTGCGGTTGATTGTCGACAGCCAGCTGCTGGCCGGGCGCAGCAGCCCGGGTTTGAATGGCCAATACAGCGTCGCCCAAGGCGTGCAGCAGTTGCTCGCCGGCACCGGGCTTGCCGCCTCGTTGAGCGGCGATACCCTGGCCATCGAAAAAGCCACCGTGGCCGGCGATGCCATGGAGTTGGGCGCCACCCGCATCAACTCCGAGCAGATGGGCAGCACCACCGAGGGCACGGGCTCCTACACCACCGGTGCAGTGACCCTCGGCAAGGGCGCGCAGAAGCTCAAGGACATCCCGCAGTCGGTCAGCGTATTGACCCGCCAGCGCATGGACGACCAGAACATCGTCACCCTCAAGCAGGCCCTGGAAAACAGCACCGGCATCAGCGCGATCAAGTCGCCGGGCTCGGGGCTGTTCATTTACTCACGCGGTTTCGACATCGAAGCCATTCAGTACGACGGTGTGCCGGTGCCGCGCAACCTGTACTCACTGGGCAGCTACATCAGCGAAAACATGGCCATCTACGACCGCATGGAAGTACTGCGCGGTGCTGCCGGCCTACTGCAGGGCGCCAACAGCCCGGGCGGGGCGATCAACATGGTGCGCAAGCGCCCGCAGGCCGAGCCCACCGTCACCCTGACCGCCACCGGCGGCAGTTGGGACCGCTACGGCACGCAGCTCGACGCCGGCGGCAAACTCAATGACGCAGGCACCGTCCGTGGCCGCGCCGTGGTCGATTACCAGAAGGGCAACTCGTTCACCGACTCGATCTGGAACTGGGAGCAGACGGTGTATGGCGCGCTGGATTTTGACCTGGACGCCGACACCACCCTGGGCGTGGGTGCCGGCAACAAATACAGCCATTACCAGCCGTACATGATCGGCCTGCCGCGCAACAGCGACGGCAGCCGCCTGGACCTGGGCCGCTCGACCTATGCCGGGGCCAACTGGAACCGCGCCTTCAGCAACCAGACCAGCATTTACCTGGACCTGGAGCACCGCTTCAACGAGGCCTGGAAACTCAAGGCCTCGGCACTGGGCATGGTCGAATCCAACGAGGCCACCTACCAGTTCATCACCGGCACCGTGTCGCCCACCTCGCGGCCCATTTACGCGGACTACGGCACCGATTTCCAGAACCACAACCTGGGCCTGGACGCGTACCTGGACGGGCAGTTCCAGGGGCTGGGCTTCATGCAAAGCCTGGTGCTGGGCGCCAACTATTCGAAATTCACCACCGATGACGGTTACGCGCGTGCGTTCACGCCGGGCGTTGACATCAACAACATCGACCACGACCGGCCCTTCCAAAGCTACGACAGCATCGCCAGCAGCGCCAACCTGACCCATAGCCAATACGACGTACGCCAGAAGGGCGTGTATGGCAGTTGGCGGGTCAACCTGTTGGAGCCGCTGACGCTGGTGTTGGGTGGGCGAGTCAGTTGGTACAGTGAAAGCTACGACGCCGACAACTACTTCCAGGGCCAGCCCAATGGCGATCCCACCCACAGCACCTCGCAAAGCAGCGGCAAAGTCACGCCCTACGCGGGCCTGGTGTATGCGCTGAACGAGCAGTGGTCGGCCTACGCCAGCTACGCCGATGTGTTTGTGCCGCAGAGCGAACTGACCCAGGCTAAAACCGCGCTCAAGCCCATCACCGGGACCAACTACGAGGTGGGCCTGAAGGGCGAGCTGATGGACGGGCGGCTGAACACCTCGCTGGCGGTGTTCCGCTACATCCAGAAGAACCGCGCGGTCAGCGACCTGAGCACCGACATTGAAGACCCGCTAACCAGTTGCGACGGCTGGTACTGCTCGCTGGCGGCCGGCAAGGTGCGCAGCCAGGGCGTGGAACTGGAGCTCAACGGCGAACTGCTGCCGGGCCTGCAGTTGTCCAGCGGCTACACCTACAACACCACCACCTTTCTGGATGACCCGGATTACCAGGGCAAGGTGTTCAGCACCTTCACGCCCAAGCACCTGCTGCGGGTGTGGGCCAACTACGCGTTGCCAGGCGATTTCGAGCGCGTGAGCGTGGGCGCGGGGGTCAACAGCCAAAGCCGCACGCAAAGCTTTGACCGTGCGTATGAAGAGCCTGGGTTCTCGATCTGGAGCGCGCGGGTGGGTTACAAGGTGAGCGACCAGGTGTCGCTGGCTGCCAACCTGAACAACCTGTTCGACAAGCACTACGTGATCCCGTCGTATGGCTCGCTGACCGGCAACAACTACTTTGGCGACCCGCGCAACGTGATGTTCACGGTCAAGTACACGCCCACGTTTTGATCGCTCAGGGTTGGGGCTGCTGTTGCACAATCACCACCTGCGCCGGAATCGGCGCCGGGAAGCCGGCTTCACCCAAGGCGTCCTTGATGACGCGGTTGGTGTCAAAATACACCTGCCAATAGTGCTCGTTATGGCAATAAGGGCGTACCGCCAAAACCGGGCCTACCAAGGTGAAATCGAGGATCTCGATCTCCACCGCAGGCTCGGCGAGCACGTTGGGCAAGGCGCCGATGTGTTGCTTGAGCAAGGCCGCCGCAGCTTTCCAGTCGGCCGCGCCCGACAGCTGCGCCTTGAGCTCCACGCGGCGGAAGGGGTTGTGGGTGAAGTTCTGGATGTTGTCGCTGAACAACTTGTTGTTGCCCACCAGGGTCAGCACGTTGTCCGGGGTGTTGATCGCGGTCACGAACAGGCCGATTTCAACGACCGTGCCGGTCACGCCCCCCGCACAGATGAAATCGCCGACCTTGAAAGGCCGCAGCACAATGATGAAGGCACCGGCCGCCAGGTTGGCCAGCAACCCCGACCACGCCAGGCCGATAGCCAGGCCTACCGCCGCCAGCAGCGCGGCGAAGGTGGTGGTTTGCATGCCCAGGTAGCCGAGGATGCCGATCACCAGGATGATGTTCAGCGTCACGGTAATGGCCGAACCCACGTAGCGCAGTACCGTGGGGTCGACCTTTTGCCGGCCCAAGGACCGTTGGACCATGCTGACGGCAAAGCCGATCATCCAGCGCCCGACGATCCAGAAGGCGATGGCGCAGAGGATCTTGACCGCGAAGGCGGCGCCGTATTGCTGTACCAGTGAAACCAGAGCATCGAATTTCGCGGTGGTCACATTGACGATCGTTGCGTCCATGGCCGGGTCTCGCAAATGGGGGATGGTGTGAAGACGCTAGCACAGGCTACGGTTCCCGCCAGTAGCCTCCTCAGACCAGGTAATCTTCCACCAGCTTCACCCAACATTGGGCCCCCAGGCCGATCAACTCATCGTTGAAGTCATAATGCGGGTTGTGCACCGAGCAACCGTGGAACTCGCCTTCGCCGTTGCCCAGCATGAAGTAGCAGCCCGGCACCTGGGTCAGCATCCAGGCGAAGTCTTCGGTGCCCATCACTTTGCGCCCCCGAGTATGCACCTGCCCTGCGTTGAACAGCGGCGCAAGGCTTTGCAACACAAAGTCGGTTTCGGCCGGGTGGTTGATAAGCGCTGGGGCCAGCGGGGTGATCTGAAGGTCGATCGTCACGCCGAACAATTGCTCGTGGCCACGCACGATGGCCTCCAAGCGTTGGTTGATCTTGTGCTGGGTGTGCGGTGTGTCGGTGCGTACGCTGACCAGCATGCTGGCTTCGTCGGGGATGATGTTGTAGACGCTGCCGGCCTGGATCATGCCGATGCTGATGACGGCAAACTCCTCGGGGGCCAGGTTGCGCGACTTGATGGTCTGGATCGCGTTGATCAGGCTAGCGACCACCGGCACCGGGTCGATGGCAAGCTCCGGCATGGCGCCGTGGCCACCTTTGCCGGTGATGCTGATGCGC contains:
- the leuC gene encoding 3-isopropylmalate dehydratase large subunit, whose translation is MTRPRTLYQKHIDSHTVCTLDDQGHVLLYIDRQVANEYTSPQAFSGLREAKRSVWRPSATLAVVDHVNPTAPTRSAAMADAGGALQVSFFEHNCREFGIELFDVLDKRQGIEHVVAPEQGFILPGMVVAAGDSHTTTYGALGAFGFGIGTSEIEHLLATQTLVYKRLKTMRVTVTGELRVGITSKDIIMVLIKKIGASGATGYAIEFTGPAITALSVEARMTICNMAVEAGARGAFMAADDKVYAYLKSKPRAPKGEQWDAAQNTWRELYTDQGARFDAEVAVDVSALEPMVTWGTSPDQALPVGGTVPDPHDQADPILRQGIQRALNYMGLEPGARLDQVTISHAFIGSCTNARIEDLRDVARVVEGRKVAPTVRAMIVPGSTLVRDQAEEEGLAKIFLDAGFEWRQSGCSMCLAMNDDVLAPGDRCASSTNRNFEGRQGAGARTHLMSPAMVAAAAIRGHLTDVRSFAEEA
- a CDS encoding GNAT family N-acetyltransferase, whose protein sequence is MTPFTVRTLERADIDALLAFETENREWFQSHIDARDPAFYSVQGVGEHVQAYLSDFAVGAWHPFVIEDANAHIVGRANLKNINSPLGCAEVGYRIGQRFCGQGLATLAVRQLIQTAQRRWHLTQLVAHVYRHNVGSSKVLDRCGFLVDPQSWADETQKECRFSLSI
- a CDS encoding peroxiredoxin gives rise to the protein MALRINDLAPDFTAETDQGPLQFHDWIGTGWAILFSHPKDFTPVCTTEFGAVAQLAAEWAKRGTKVIGVSVDGVDAHRKWKGDIQAVSGAQADFPIIADETLAVSKAFDMLPAEAYLPDGRTAADTATVRSVFIIGPDKKLKLSMTYPMSVGRNFAEVLRALDALQLTYNVPLATPANWTVGQDVIVALTLNDDQAREKYGSIDSKLPYLRTTQAPKQS
- a CDS encoding RNA polymerase sigma factor yields the protein MADDLDRLFRLYHRELQQMAYRRLGDREMAADLTQDAFVRYAGLGQQQRTEGILNPRFFLIRVLGNLVIDFARGRKRQGVPASLEDVQEELHDPRPGPERLLELRQQLQCLQQALDELPGNCRDALLLNRLEGLGHQAIAERLGVSASMVSKYIMRALRHCARRLGLVEE
- a CDS encoding FecR family protein, which produces MAKLADSALDQPLPGLSEQALQWLVDLHGGTASAADWEDYQRWCERCVEHQLASESAERLWTNLGSALQRPVSRRRPGPRLALVMAMALAGGATWQAHEDGWMADQRTAAGERRQLQLADGSSLQLAPETRVDIQMHGDRRIVRLYAGELFVQVARDPSRPFEVQAGQGTLRALGTGFDVRREGAQVRLVVTEHSVGVTRPGTAGQTVVQAGQSLGYDDQGLSAPHSVDVDSATAWRRDRLVFDAQPLGEVLDELARYQRGLLWVRDPALRSLPVTGVFDTRDLAAQLALLQQSLPIRVRTLPWLTVVEPDERRAAVKK
- a CDS encoding TonB-dependent siderophore receptor, with amino-acid sequence MQQPFKRAALSLALRATCGLALATSPIVHAASQSATQAYRIPAGPLGQALTRFSDQSGLRLIVDSQLLAGRSSPGLNGQYSVAQGVQQLLAGTGLAASLSGDTLAIEKATVAGDAMELGATRINSEQMGSTTEGTGSYTTGAVTLGKGAQKLKDIPQSVSVLTRQRMDDQNIVTLKQALENSTGISAIKSPGSGLFIYSRGFDIEAIQYDGVPVPRNLYSLGSYISENMAIYDRMEVLRGAAGLLQGANSPGGAINMVRKRPQAEPTVTLTATGGSWDRYGTQLDAGGKLNDAGTVRGRAVVDYQKGNSFTDSIWNWEQTVYGALDFDLDADTTLGVGAGNKYSHYQPYMIGLPRNSDGSRLDLGRSTYAGANWNRAFSNQTSIYLDLEHRFNEAWKLKASALGMVESNEATYQFITGTVSPTSRPIYADYGTDFQNHNLGLDAYLDGQFQGLGFMQSLVLGANYSKFTTDDGYARAFTPGVDINNIDHDRPFQSYDSIASSANLTHSQYDVRQKGVYGSWRVNLLEPLTLVLGGRVSWYSESYDADNYFQGQPNGDPTHSTSQSSGKVTPYAGLVYALNEQWSAYASYADVFVPQSELTQAKTALKPITGTNYEVGLKGELMDGRLNTSLAVFRYIQKNRAVSDLSTDIEDPLTSCDGWYCSLAAGKVRSQGVELELNGELLPGLQLSSGYTYNTTTFLDDPDYQGKVFSTFTPKHLLRVWANYALPGDFERVSVGAGVNSQSRTQSFDRAYEEPGFSIWSARVGYKVSDQVSLAANLNNLFDKHYVIPSYGSLTGNNYFGDPRNVMFTVKYTPTF
- a CDS encoding mechanosensitive ion channel family protein, producing the protein MDATIVNVTTAKFDALVSLVQQYGAAFAVKILCAIAFWIVGRWMIGFAVSMVQRSLGRQKVDPTVLRYVGSAITVTLNIILVIGILGYLGMQTTTFAALLAAVGLAIGLAWSGLLANLAAGAFIIVLRPFKVGDFICAGGVTGTVVEIGLFVTAINTPDNVLTLVGNNKLFSDNIQNFTHNPFRRVELKAQLSGAADWKAAAALLKQHIGALPNVLAEPAVEIEILDFTLVGPVLAVRPYCHNEHYWQVYFDTNRVIKDALGEAGFPAPIPAQVVIVQQQPQP
- a CDS encoding M20 aminoacylase family protein, translating into MTIHTAFTKHDVDTFVALRRQIHAAPELGGDTPATAELVAAQLTQWGYQVHRGIGGHGLVGVLKKGDGALRIGLRADMDALPMQEKNPFAHASKIPGRMHACGHDGHTAILLAAAYQLAIAGNFNGTLNLIFQPDEEGLCGAKAMIDDGLFERFPCDAIFALHNMPGAPVGSVVIQAGPTMASSERVRISITGKGGHGAMPELAIDPVPVVASLINAIQTIKSRNLAPEEFAVISIGMIQAGSVYNIIPDEASMLVSVRTDTPHTQHKINQRLEAIVRGHEQLFGVTIDLQITPLAPALINHPAETDFVLQSLAPLFNAGQVHTRGRKVMGTEDFAWMLTQVPGCYFMLGNGEGEFHGCSVHNPHYDFNDELIGLGAQCWVKLVEDYLV